One window of the Haemorhous mexicanus isolate bHaeMex1 chromosome 15, bHaeMex1.pri, whole genome shotgun sequence genome contains the following:
- the ATOX1 gene encoding copper transport protein ATOX1, protein MPKHEFFVDMTCEGCSNAVTRVLHRLGGVSFDIDLPNKKVYIDSEHNVDTLLETLKKTGKNASYLGEKSAQ, encoded by the exons ATGCCG aaacaCGAGTTCTTTGTGGACATGACCTGTGAGGGCTGTTCCAATGCAGTCACCCGTGTCCTGCATAGGCTGGGAG GTGTCAGCTTTGATATTGACCTGCCCAACAAGAAGGTGTACATTGACTCAGAGCACAACGTAGACACCCTGTTGGAAACCCTCAAGAAAACTGGAAAGAATGCTTCCTACCTCGGGGAGAAGTCTGCACAGTAG